The following proteins come from a genomic window of Candidatus Zixiibacteriota bacterium:
- the leuS gene encoding leucine--tRNA ligase, with protein MASAEKKQRYDFKQIENKWQQIWAESDLYRTADIPDKNNKFYMLVMFAYPSGDIHMGHFRNYIIGDAVARQQMMLGKDVLHPFGWDAFGLPAERAAIQRGIHPEKWTLSNIEVSKRTLQKVGISFDWSREVASCLPDYYKWTQWMFIQMFKRGLAVRKRSWVNWDPVDKTVLANEQVKNGYAERSGAKVEKKELVGWYFKITDYADQLIDDLDKLPEWPENVKTMQREWIGRSHGLEVDFVIEETGEKLPIFTTRPDTIYGVTYMAIAPESELIDRLNLDNKHAAIVSEYRQTALARSEIDRASTTGDKDGVFTGKYAVNPFTKDRVQLWVADYVLAGYGTGAVMAVPAHDTRDFAFARKYDLPIKVVIHPDKDTALHSNEMADAFTDFGIMVNSDRFDGLVGAEAIAAVSDYAEQHGLGRKVTNYKLKDWSISRQRYWGCPIPIIHCPACGPVAVPDEQLPVTLPKVDNYMPKGRSPLADVPEFMNVTCPACGGKAERDPDTMDTFVCSSWYFLRYIDPHNDTEPFSPTKAEAWMPIDLYVGGVTHATGHLIYFRFFTKFLRDIGWLTFDEPATRLFNHGMVMDARGEVMSKSKGNVVSPITVMEERGIDVTRLAMFFTAPSEKEVMWSDEGITGVEKFLLNRLVPLADMYRGTNPDLKQHFKIGDMVANDRAVYVKLNQTVKKCSESFERLQFNTAIAALMELTRDFDCARISDDHLNDTIILKCIQLIAPLAPHTAEELWSRTGMNESVFKSGWPGWDPEAIIGDLIEIAVQVNGKLRDSISVSADVNQEEVERVALASDRVKAHLEGKHIIKKIYVPGRLLNVVVKG; from the coding sequence ATGGCCTCGGCCGAGAAAAAGCAACGCTACGACTTCAAACAGATTGAAAACAAATGGCAGCAGATATGGGCCGAATCCGATCTGTATCGCACCGCTGACATCCCGGACAAAAACAATAAGTTCTACATGCTTGTGATGTTCGCCTACCCGTCGGGCGATATCCACATGGGACACTTCCGCAATTACATCATCGGCGATGCCGTCGCGCGACAACAAATGATGCTCGGCAAGGACGTGCTGCATCCGTTCGGATGGGATGCGTTTGGTCTGCCCGCCGAACGGGCTGCCATCCAGCGCGGTATCCATCCGGAGAAGTGGACCCTGTCGAATATCGAGGTCTCTAAACGCACGCTCCAGAAGGTGGGGATCTCTTTCGATTGGAGCCGCGAAGTCGCCTCCTGCCTTCCCGACTACTACAAGTGGACTCAGTGGATGTTTATCCAGATGTTCAAGCGCGGACTTGCCGTGCGCAAGAGAAGCTGGGTCAACTGGGATCCCGTGGACAAGACCGTGCTCGCCAACGAGCAGGTGAAAAACGGCTATGCGGAGCGCTCGGGCGCGAAAGTCGAGAAAAAGGAGCTGGTCGGATGGTACTTCAAGATCACCGACTACGCGGACCAGCTGATCGATGACCTGGACAAACTGCCCGAATGGCCGGAAAACGTCAAAACGATGCAGCGCGAGTGGATCGGAAGGTCCCATGGCCTCGAGGTGGACTTCGTTATCGAGGAAACAGGGGAGAAGCTCCCGATCTTCACCACCCGCCCCGACACTATCTACGGCGTAACGTACATGGCCATCGCACCGGAGTCCGAACTGATCGATCGGCTCAATCTCGATAACAAACATGCCGCCATCGTTTCCGAGTATCGCCAGACGGCGCTCGCACGTTCGGAAATCGATCGGGCGTCGACAACCGGCGACAAGGACGGCGTGTTCACCGGGAAGTACGCGGTCAATCCCTTCACCAAAGACCGCGTCCAACTCTGGGTAGCTGATTACGTGCTGGCAGGATACGGTACGGGTGCGGTTATGGCCGTCCCTGCGCATGATACACGCGACTTTGCGTTCGCCCGAAAATACGACTTGCCGATTAAAGTTGTGATTCATCCGGACAAAGACACTGCATTGCATAGCAATGAGATGGCTGACGCCTTCACGGACTTCGGCATTATGGTGAATTCGGATCGGTTCGACGGTCTGGTCGGCGCAGAGGCTATTGCGGCCGTCTCGGATTACGCCGAGCAACATGGCCTGGGCCGCAAGGTTACGAACTACAAGTTGAAGGATTGGTCCATCTCCCGCCAGCGCTACTGGGGATGCCCGATTCCGATCATACACTGCCCGGCATGCGGACCCGTTGCCGTACCGGACGAGCAGTTACCGGTTACACTGCCGAAAGTAGATAACTACATGCCCAAGGGACGATCGCCCCTGGCTGATGTCCCGGAGTTTATGAATGTGACCTGCCCGGCGTGCGGCGGAAAAGCCGAGCGCGACCCGGACACCATGGATACGTTTGTCTGTTCATCCTGGTATTTCCTGCGGTACATAGACCCGCACAACGATACTGAGCCGTTCAGTCCAACCAAGGCCGAGGCCTGGATGCCTATTGACCTGTACGTAGGCGGCGTCACGCATGCAACCGGCCATCTGATTTATTTCCGATTCTTTACCAAGTTCCTGCGCGACATCGGCTGGCTCACGTTCGACGAACCCGCTACCCGGCTGTTCAACCACGGGATGGTAATGGACGCCCGGGGTGAAGTGATGTCCAAATCCAAAGGCAACGTGGTCTCGCCCATCACCGTAATGGAAGAGCGCGGAATTGATGTGACCCGTCTCGCGATGTTTTTCACCGCACCATCCGAGAAAGAAGTCATGTGGTCGGACGAGGGCATCACCGGCGTGGAGAAGTTCCTGTTAAATCGTCTTGTTCCGCTGGCGGATATGTATCGGGGGACCAACCCTGACTTAAAGCAACACTTTAAGATTGGCGACATGGTGGCAAATGACCGGGCCGTCTACGTCAAGCTCAACCAGACCGTCAAAAAGTGCTCGGAGTCATTCGAACGTCTCCAGTTTAATACCGCGATCGCGGCCCTCATGGAGCTGACACGGGATTTCGATTGTGCTCGAATTTCCGACGATCACCTAAACGACACGATCATCCTCAAATGTATCCAGTTGATCGCGCCACTTGCGCCGCACACCGCCGAGGAGCTCTGGTCCCGAACCGGAATGAACGAATCCGTATTCAAATCGGGCTGGCCTGGCTGGGATCCCGAGGCCATAATCGGAGACCTGATCGAAATCGCTGTTCAGGTGAATGGCAAGCTTCGCGACTCTATAAGTGTATCCGCCGACGTGAACCAGGAAGAAGTCGAGCGCGTGGCGTTGGCCAGCGATCGGGTCAAGGCACACCTTGAAGGCAAGCACATCATCAAGAAGATCTATGTCCCGGGCCGGCTGCTGAATGTGGTCGTAAAGGGATAA
- a CDS encoding polysaccharide deacetylase family protein: protein MLSENGPIVLAFHKVMPRFSYGVTNYDPRRMHKLLSRLADQEFSLANESVQCSRSVRVTFDDGYAHLADIVPSLMERFGFRPVVFVPTGWIGRPNRWDYSHVVHSVPHLTEHQITALHKCGVMFGSHGHSHRELIGLPDGCLREELRSSRRRLEDLTGERVTLLSYPFGRHDERVRDAARTEGYTAAYTMKHPSAVDPPLALGRVAVYGFDTINAVVRRMRDCRMERIEAAAAHALSGGTVLLNRLRGI, encoded by the coding sequence ATGTTGTCTGAAAACGGGCCGATCGTCCTCGCATTCCACAAGGTGATGCCTCGATTCAGCTACGGCGTCACCAACTATGACCCCAGGCGAATGCACAAGCTCCTGAGCCGCCTCGCGGACCAGGAGTTTTCTCTTGCAAACGAATCCGTACAATGCTCCCGATCCGTTCGAGTGACCTTTGACGACGGGTATGCGCATCTCGCCGACATCGTGCCTTCGTTAATGGAGCGGTTCGGCTTCCGACCGGTTGTATTTGTGCCGACCGGATGGATCGGACGCCCAAATCGATGGGATTATAGTCATGTGGTCCACTCGGTACCGCACCTCACCGAGCATCAAATCACGGCATTACATAAATGTGGCGTCATGTTTGGCTCACACGGCCACAGCCACAGGGAATTGATCGGTCTCCCGGACGGCTGTCTGCGCGAGGAGTTGAGGTCTTCACGGAGGCGACTCGAGGACTTAACAGGGGAGAGGGTGACCCTCCTTTCATACCCATTCGGCCGGCACGACGAGCGCGTAAGAGATGCTGCCCGAACCGAAGGATACACGGCCGCGTACACAATGAAGCATCCGAGCGCTGTTGACCCGCCCCTTGCCCTCGGACGGGTTGCCGTGTACGGATTTGACACCATCAACGCCGTTGTGCGCCGCATGAGAGATTGCCGCATGGAACGGATTGAGGCGGCAGCGGCACATGCCCTCTCGGGCGGCACGGTCCTGCTCAACCGTCTGCGCGGCATCTGA
- a CDS encoding ABC transporter permease, translating into MSKFWVIFKREYTQVVKKKSFIVGIFLTPAIMAAFMLLPGLLASSEQSEAEPMVVVDQSGQGIGRRFAESLDHYRIGKDSLPAYRFVHIFEVPAAEQDRYRQLIDSLSTAIQDKDVKYVLAVRPDPQISDSNLTLITNSDDFQAINRFERTLTDIVSSIRLQDSDVNLPVDSVLKLTHRINLPIRDTQGESIPFEVKYFSALIFVMLIYAMIVSYGSILMRSVIEEKSSRIMEVLVSSVSPFQLMLGKVLGLGAAALTTVLVWVALGAAVMAASGSATLSISDAIGRMVFNPVIVVFFVLFMISGYLLYSTIFALIGSILNSEKESQNYIFPIVMFLILPVILGIGVVRDPYVTWAQVLSYIPLFAPTMMIMRIMFIAPTQTDYSLFSGIVAESTISFLLVVAATVGMIWLTGRIFRIGILMYGKRPTLPELVRWVGHK; encoded by the coding sequence ATGTCTAAGTTCTGGGTCATTTTCAAGCGCGAGTATACGCAGGTCGTCAAAAAGAAGTCTTTCATCGTCGGCATATTTCTAACGCCGGCCATCATGGCGGCATTCATGCTGCTTCCCGGGCTGCTGGCGAGTTCCGAGCAGTCCGAAGCCGAGCCGATGGTCGTAGTCGATCAGAGCGGCCAGGGGATCGGACGGCGTTTTGCGGAGTCGCTGGATCATTACCGAATCGGCAAAGACAGCCTGCCGGCCTACCGGTTCGTCCACATCTTCGAGGTGCCGGCCGCGGAGCAGGATCGCTACCGGCAGTTGATCGACTCTTTGTCGACCGCGATTCAGGACAAAGACGTCAAGTATGTCCTGGCGGTTCGTCCCGATCCACAGATCTCCGACAGCAATCTTACGCTTATCACGAACTCGGACGACTTCCAGGCCATCAACCGGTTTGAGCGAACGCTGACGGATATTGTGTCGTCGATCCGACTGCAGGATTCCGACGTCAATCTGCCGGTCGATTCCGTTCTCAAGCTAACCCACCGGATTAACCTTCCCATCCGAGATACGCAGGGAGAGTCTATTCCGTTCGAGGTGAAGTACTTCTCGGCTCTGATCTTCGTCATGCTGATCTATGCGATGATCGTTTCGTACGGCAGTATCCTCATGCGATCCGTTATCGAGGAAAAGAGCAGCCGAATCATGGAGGTGCTGGTTTCATCGGTCAGTCCCTTCCAGTTGATGCTCGGAAAAGTGCTGGGGCTCGGCGCTGCAGCGTTGACAACGGTGCTGGTGTGGGTGGCCCTGGGGGCGGCGGTGATGGCCGCGAGCGGCTCGGCGACACTTTCGATCAGTGACGCGATCGGGAGGATGGTCTTTAATCCCGTGATCGTGGTGTTTTTCGTGCTATTCATGATTTCCGGTTACCTGTTGTATTCCACGATCTTCGCTTTGATCGGGTCGATCCTCAATTCCGAAAAGGAATCACAGAATTATATATTTCCGATCGTCATGTTTTTGATTCTGCCGGTCATCCTGGGTATCGGCGTGGTGCGTGACCCGTATGTCACCTGGGCGCAGGTGCTGTCATACATCCCGCTTTTTGCGCCGACAATGATGATAATGAGGATCATGTTCATAGCGCCGACGCAGACGGACTATTCGTTGTTCTCGGGAATCGTGGCGGAATCAACGATATCATTTTTGTTGGTGGTCGCCGCTACAGTCGGTATGATCTGGCTGACGGGTCGGATTTTCAGGATTGGAATTCTGATGTACGGCAAGCGTCCAACTCTGCCGGAATTGGTACGGTGGGTCGGTCACAAATAG
- a CDS encoding pitrilysin family protein, which translates to MTTRRTTQSAFHKTTLANGLRVITETLPAVRSVSLGVWIDVGSRNESDIENGVSHLIEHMVFKGTRRRSARQIASSLESLGGSLNGWTSREQTCYTARVLDEYLPEAVDVLADIACNPSMTAHNLSREKTVIIEEIKESLDNPVDKLFDEFARTYWGAHPLGNPIMGSETTIGSMSRRRMLDYYRRNYQAGSVVLAASGAVSHRKLVNLAREKFSFVPGESPKAPDARRAAQRQVDVIRDKGSQTHVCIGYTGVPYGSLDRMPITALATHLGGGMSSVLFQKIREERGLAYSVYTFHDFYRDSGILGTYLATDGRYLSKAMEIIRREVAKVRRNRLSKMRLDQVKAQLKGQIILGMESTYNRMSRIARLELMCGRYVSIRDTLKAIDEVTSSDILRVADRVFDNGNMAVTVLGPVKKDVLKDVV; encoded by the coding sequence ATGACGACCCGACGAACAACGCAGAGCGCATTCCATAAGACGACCCTTGCGAACGGCCTGCGGGTGATCACCGAGACCCTGCCGGCCGTTCGGTCTGTCTCACTTGGTGTGTGGATCGACGTCGGATCCCGAAATGAATCCGACATCGAAAACGGCGTCTCGCACCTGATTGAACATATGGTGTTCAAGGGGACGCGACGCCGCTCCGCGCGTCAGATTGCCTCGTCGCTCGAATCGCTCGGCGGAAGTTTGAACGGATGGACGTCGCGCGAGCAAACGTGCTATACCGCCCGCGTGCTTGACGAATACCTGCCGGAAGCCGTCGATGTCCTTGCCGACATAGCCTGCAATCCCAGCATGACCGCGCACAATCTGTCGCGCGAGAAGACGGTTATCATCGAGGAAATCAAGGAGTCGCTCGACAACCCGGTCGACAAGCTCTTCGACGAGTTTGCCCGCACCTACTGGGGCGCGCACCCGCTGGGCAACCCGATCATGGGAAGTGAAACAACCATCGGAAGCATGTCCCGCCGTCGAATGCTGGATTACTACCGACGCAATTACCAGGCTGGCTCCGTCGTACTCGCCGCCAGCGGCGCCGTGTCGCACCGAAAACTCGTCAACCTCGCCCGGGAGAAGTTCTCGTTCGTCCCCGGTGAGTCTCCGAAGGCACCCGACGCCAGGCGGGCCGCGCAGCGACAGGTCGATGTGATCCGTGACAAGGGCTCGCAGACGCACGTCTGCATCGGCTATACCGGCGTGCCGTACGGTTCTCTGGATCGCATGCCGATAACGGCGCTGGCCACTCACCTCGGTGGCGGAATGTCGTCAGTGTTGTTTCAGAAAATCCGGGAAGAACGCGGACTCGCGTACTCCGTCTACACATTCCACGACTTCTATCGAGACTCCGGCATACTGGGGACGTACCTCGCTACCGACGGACGGTACCTGAGCAAAGCCATGGAGATTATTCGTCGCGAGGTCGCCAAAGTGCGTCGGAACCGCCTCTCCAAAATGAGGCTCGATCAGGTCAAGGCGCAACTGAAGGGACAGATCATCCTCGGCATGGAGTCGACCTATAACCGGATGAGCCGGATCGCGCGACTTGAACTGATGTGCGGTCGATACGTTTCAATAAGGGATACGCTGAAAGCGATCGACGAAGTAACATCATCGGACATCCTCCGCGTTGCTGACAGGGTCTTCGACAATGGTAACATGGCCGTTACCGTGCTCGGTCCGGTCAAAAAAGACGTTTTGAAGGATGTTGTCTGA
- a CDS encoding serine hydrolase — MLLLLAAFVFFSANTVYFVEGGDKPGLRAHFQDQRPVYQFDFDHIRTNAPYLNAKAAIAVNYANGEVLCARSADEPRPIASISKLVAAMVLIDKGVNWDTTETITKEDAYRSSKSRLRVGYTLTLRDLLYAALLNSDNRATRALARACCGSIEAFAQEMNRKALSLGLKHTSFVEPTGLSDENVSTAHEVAKILHYARDYEMIAKITSQRRSQTVRVVNKSGRALQMANTNLMIHSPYKVLSGKTGYIRAADYCLTTMLKDGDGDVLTLVVLGVPGDRLRFKQARKLADWAFAEIERSESAPIADR; from the coding sequence GTGTTGCTGTTGCTGGCTGCGTTCGTGTTTTTCTCGGCCAACACGGTGTACTTCGTGGAAGGCGGGGACAAGCCAGGGCTTCGGGCGCACTTTCAGGACCAGCGGCCGGTTTACCAGTTTGACTTCGATCATATTCGGACCAATGCCCCGTACCTGAATGCCAAAGCCGCAATCGCGGTCAATTATGCCAACGGCGAAGTTTTGTGTGCGAGAAGCGCTGATGAGCCGCGGCCGATAGCGTCGATTTCGAAGCTGGTTGCAGCCATGGTGCTCATCGATAAGGGCGTCAATTGGGACACTACGGAGACGATTACCAAAGAGGACGCGTACCGTTCATCCAAATCGCGGCTCCGGGTGGGGTATACGCTGACGCTGAGGGATCTTCTGTACGCAGCGCTTCTGAACTCCGATAATCGCGCCACCAGAGCGCTGGCCCGCGCATGCTGCGGCTCAATTGAAGCGTTTGCTCAGGAGATGAATCGTAAAGCCTTGAGCCTCGGCCTCAAACACACGTCATTTGTGGAACCGACCGGCCTGAGCGATGAGAATGTTTCCACCGCCCACGAGGTCGCCAAGATACTGCACTATGCCCGTGATTATGAGATGATCGCGAAGATTACGTCCCAGCGACGGAGCCAGACGGTACGGGTTGTCAATAAATCCGGCCGTGCTCTTCAGATGGCCAACACGAACCTCATGATTCACTCGCCTTATAAAGTACTGTCGGGAAAAACCGGTTATATTCGTGCCGCCGACTACTGCCTGACCACCATGCTGAAAGATGGCGACGGTGACGTACTCACGTTAGTGGTCCTGGGCGTACCCGGCGACCGGCTCCGGTTCAAGCAGGCTCGAAAACTTGCCGATTGGGCGTTTGCCGAAATCGAACGATCTGAGTCGGCGCCAATCGCCGACCGCTGA